The Buteo buteo chromosome 5, bButBut1.hap1.1, whole genome shotgun sequence DNA segment AGGGCGAGGAGCTGGTTAAGATTGGTAactaaagaaatgcaaataactCTAAAAGACAGAGTTTAATACAAGTGGCTGGCTGAGCAACAGTTTCCTTCACTTACTGTAACCTGCTTTGGGGAAGGCTTGTGATGCAGAGAGAAGTGACATTTATATTGTGGCCCCTGTGACAAAAACCcttgtttccctattttataACTCTTCCCTTCCTAAATTTGAGACCTTCACTTTCATGCTTGGACTTTCagcattgcttttcttccaagctgCTAGAACTGTCAGTAGAAGACTGTTTTACTCTGTGTTGCCTCTTAACTTTACACCCTCTGCTGTCAGATGAGACTGTTCTATACCTCTTCTGTAAGGGGTCCACCCATACGTTTCCCAAAATGCAAGGGTGGCAAGAACTGCTTATGTGTTTCTCCAGGGGGGTGATTCATAATGCAGAGGGAGTGCATTGTGCTCTAATTGTTCTATCTCCATCTTTCAGTAAAGGCACTGACCACTAATAATTGATGTTCTCTTTTCATGTAGGCATTTTTGACTTCACATTCAAATGTAAACCATGTGAGATAGGAACCTATTCTAATGTGAAGAATGGCTGGTGCCGTAACTGGACTGAGTATGTGTTTATTGATACTTTCCTTCTTTGGAAATATGCATGATGAAATTCAATTCTCAAATTATTAATGtgtaaattagaaaataaaattgaatctAAGGCGAGATCACCAATGACATTAAATGATGagttttttaaattcagcaatAAGTGATGTCTCTCTCTCCTTTGGTTTTCTAAATAGTCAGTCTCAAAGCAGAAGTTAAGACAAACTGCCGTGTATTTGGCTTGCTTCCAAGTCCAGCTCAAACTGGTGCAAAATTATTCCAAACATGGCCATCAGTTGAAACAAAGAGACTAAAAAAAATGTGCACATAAACAATTGTGATGTAGTCTTATCTTGTTGGGGAGCAGCTATAACTTTACCTGCACTgctataaaaaggaaaaaaaggaaacaagttgTGGAAAGAgtggagggaagaaaggggaccaagaggaaggatggagaggaatgaagggaaaggcagggacATTCTAACTGTGACTCTTATTCTTCTTTTAGTTGTGAAAGTTCTGGGTTTCTAACAATCAAGCAAGGCAACAGTACACATAATACAGTATGTGGTTTCCCTGCTAAAGGTTTGGAGCAAGGTACCTTCTCAATGATTTGTTTCTTTGAGCCTATAACTTTTCTCTGCACTTCTTTAGTTGGTGACTTGTTGCATAGTAATCATGCAGAGCTTGCTATCatgaaaatttgctttgaaaattgctGTTGTGTTTCTTACAATATTAATATAGGTAGAATTGTTGGCCTGGGCAAAGATTCCACCATTAAAGCACTGTCAGTAATAAAGGTAGATAAAAGCCCAACAATTGTCCCTGAATAGAGCACGCTTATTTGACAAATTATCAGAGTTTTCTATTAAACTGCTCTTCCTGTTTTGCTAGATTTTCTTACGAAGACAATAGCTTAATCATCCAGTTCCTTTACAAGTATTGCTTGAGCCCACACCACCCAGCATTGAAATCTCATGTCTTATCATGGATCAAATTAGATAGGAGTAAGCAGGTACAGGCTTTGCAGGTACTAAGTATCTTTTAAGACAGCAAGCTgcattgctgctgcctttccccccacccttgTTCCTACAATGAATTGGTacctttcaggtctgggcccttcaTTCAGAGAAATTGTTCGTTCTGCTGAGACAAATTGCAAAAAGGTGCTATTTTTAACTTGCACGAGACAGACACAAGTGCGAAAATTTGACTTGCTGTAGTCCTGTTCAGGGAAACATTGAAgccaaatccccccccaaaagcaaaaaccaaaccagagcAGATAGAACAAGTGATAGCTGCAAGAAAGAGAGACAGTGAACAAGGGAGAGATCAGGCACGTGGATTTTTTGCATGAATGCTTCTTACCACAGACAGTGATCTATTGCAGCCTTGACCTGGAGCATCTCAGTTTTATTGTTAATACccacactctttttttttccttggaaaattattttccacagaaagaagaaattaatatttcaatttCCTGGGAAGAACTGCCTTTCCTTTAACAATAGTTTGGGCACATGATTTCTTAatctttattaaatatatttaattgcaGCTCCTACTACAAATTACTCTCTATATACCACCATCCTGGCCATCCTTACTGCAGTGGCTGTATTTGTTCTCATCTTGCTGACCTTCTTCTTGCATTTGTGCATATGgtcactgaagaaagaaaaataccacacAGCTGACTGTAAGTGCACCTTTGTGGATTGTGTTGCTTTTCAGTGGCAAACAATGTTTCCATTGATCCAGAGTCAGAATGGATTAAATTTAGTTGAATAAGTATGGATTTACTCTGTGATTTTTGGGCGGGTTACTTAGTTTCACTAAGATGCAGTGCATCACCTGTATCTTTGTCCTTTCCTGAGAGAGAGGCTGTATTGGTAAAGGTAATAAGCAACTAACTGACATGTATGAAGACTTCTTGTATGTGCAGTGCTTTTGCTTATTCTCACTGCAGATCTGGAACATAATGTCCCTAGGCTGCCAGTGGCTCCGCAACTGTCACACCATAGAGAAGAGACTTACAGCTGCCAGTTTCCAGAAGAAGAACATGGAGACaaaacaccagaagaaaagCCTTGCTATTTCCACCCTCAGAGTCTACAATGAAAACAGATGAATTGCAATGTGCTGTGAGAATGGGGAGCTGAGCtcaggttttgaaaaaaaaagaagggagggcCTGGCTGCGTAAAGCATCCTCATATACATAGCAATAAGGAATGGGTCTGGGGggagttttgctttgtttcttctcaACAAACCTAGCATTTAGAAACAGAACAACTGCTAAGTCAGGCTGATATTCAGTTCAGCTGCATTGCATTATTGCAAGTTTCCtgggttgttggggtttttttttcattgatgcTCTTTTCAAGTTTGTTTGGGACCAGGGaccttttttgttattattccCCCTTGCATCTTCTGCACATATCTCTGTAGTGCTCCCACAGATTGATATGCACATAGAAGGCATCAATCCCTTCAGTGCTACAGGAAATACAGTAGTACCTCTTGGGCACTCACAGCTTTCATAGGCTATCTGTATTTCCAAGATGTGTCCTGATGGTCATATTATGGGAATAAGGCAATAACGCATTGTGCCTAGGAACCATATCTACTAATCTTCTCCAAACAGACAGTGCTTTTCACTCCTGCCAAATTGCCCTCTTTGTTATGCAGCAAAGGGCCATTACTCTAATCCATTAAATACTCCCCTCTCCAATCCCAACAGAAGGTTGTGGTTAGGCCAGTTTCAGTGCACAGAGGTGCCAGTGTGAGACTGCCATGGTCACATCATTTGTGCttgcagagatttttctgtgcAAGTTCTGTGATCCCCTCATCTCCCCCAGGGAAACTAGGGGAAGAAGGGGGTAACATTTAtcctccttctcttctgtaACTCGGCAATCCTTGTTATCTGGAATACCGGATTACAAAAGAGAGACTTCTGAAAGGCTCAAATGAGGATCACGCTGTCTAGAGAAACATTTGGTTTAATGCTCTTTTCTCACCTAGTTTGTAGAGTAggaaaagacagtgaaaaacagagaaaagcccAACATTTAttcttgaccttttttttccccaccccagaagaaaaagaaccagAGCGTCTGCTGGTGTATACCAGCATAGCTCCAGTCACTTGATCATCAGCTGAAAGATGTTGCCCTTACTGAAAATTGTACcatgggggatttttttttaatgttagatTAGTGCTCCTTTAGTTTCATAATGCTCTAACATGACTAGAATAAACTGGTTTGCCTCGATTTAAAGGGGCAGGATTTCAGCTGGAGTTGGTTGCTTTCTGTGACTTGACACTGATTTCAAATAAGAATCTAGCCTGTGGCTTCAACTAGTTAAAACTCCCGTGtcttttttatataattatttttgtgttatgTGACTGCAATAATAGATTCAAAGCTCTGAATGCCTTCTGGTTTGGCCTTCTGGTGAAAGCTGCTTGGAGTAGACTCCTTTATGACCAAATCAGCTCCGAGCAAAACTGAGTTTTGACTCAGCCTTCACATGAAAGGTTGTAAATATCTCCCAGAACAGCCATTACATCAGTTTCTTCATGATTTCTCACAGATAACGTAAACAGTACAGGGCTTCTAAATTAAATCCTAACAGAATAATGATATATAGTTAATCACCTTACTAAATTCTCAGAGGGGATTATTCCAAGTCTGAATGATGTGCTGTTTTCAGTAGGGCTCTGTGAAATTAGAATAGCTGTGGAGCAGAAGTTATTGCCTCCACAGATGTGTGTTGCAAAAGCACTTGAACAGAGAATCCGAAGAAGTGGAACAGGTGATTACCTTGGTAAGCTAGTCACATAGCCTCTGTGCTCCAAGGCAGGCTTGGTGAGACTGGATAACCACCTACCTGTTATACTTTCATGGAGGTGAGTCCATGACCTCTCTAGGCAATCCAGTCCAGTGACTCATTTCAAgtcagagaaggagagagatttTGTTagttaaaatttatattttccattATGATGAGGAAGAATTGACTCTTCAGCATCTTTTTAAGCATTCATAAACTATCATCCCTGCTTGGTTTCTCTAGGCTCTTACCCTACTTCACAGGTTGTGGTTTCTAGACCTCTTAGTCTCTCTCTAAACTCTTTCCAGTTGGTCTTTCTTGAAGCCTTCCCTGGAGGAGTTCTTGGCAAGCTTGACTAGTGCTGAAGGATTAACTTTATGATTCATGGACATGGTTTTATTGCTGAACATTTCTTCAGTGATTATGTCAAGAGGAGTCATCctatcttttttgctttttgtatgtgtgtgcattATAGAATCTTGTAACTGGGTGAAATAAttgttaaaggaaaatgaagtcCAAAGGGTTGTCCTTATTCACTGTAACGTACTCCTCCATAGTCCTAGTTTTAATCTTCTAGCTTCTCTGTTACTGTGTTTACTACAACTGAGATTCCTATATCTTAGCTTCCCCTTCATGTAGAATGGGAGCAGTGATACTTTGCAACCCTAAAAGGATGTTGTGAGACATAATTAGTaatttcaatgtatttttgCCTTCTTTGATCCTCTTACTATTAATTCTTGTGTTACTGATAATTTTTTCGTTAGGTATTCCTATGTGAGATTTGCTTAAAAAGAGTGAGTTTTCCTCCATTGCTCTGGGAAATGTGCAGATTCTTAATTGAGGTCAACTGGAGATTCAGCCAAGGAAAGGTGAAAGCACTGGATTGGATTAAATAGGATAACTTAAAGTGTAAGACTGTCTCTGCCTTGTAAGCAGTTTTGCTGTGGGATTTAATAATCTCAGAAGTCCAAATACTGGCTAGTAAAGACACTTCTTACTGCTCCTTCTATGTTGGCCATGTTTATTCTTGGCTCTGTATTGAtccttcttgtttttttaatgttttcaacGAGATTTCTGATTGTGACCTTTTGTAAAGGtaaaataaacttgaaaataGAATGAAGTGCCTTTGTGATTTAATTAAGCAAATTGGAAAGGTAGGGTTCTATTCTTTAGGTTGTCCCAATGTTCTTGAGCGCACTTAGTTTTACTTTTCCAATTCACTTCTCCACTCTTATGGAACTCTGGCTATTTCAGCAATGTACCCAGAACTAAATTCTTCTGTCATTGAATTTTAGATTGGTGCAATTGCACTTTTTTCGCTTTCTAAGCAAGTGGTTTTAACGTTTCCTGGCTGCTGGCTAAACCAGCTTTTCAGCTACCCACTACCAAGATAGCAGGAAACTGTGGCTGACAATTTTTTCCGTTCCTGACAatggcagagaagcagcaagattTTGGGCAAAAAAATTCACCGTAGCTTACTGTTTGAGGAATGAAAGTTTTGAGTGTCTAGTGGAAGTCTGTGCCTCTGGCAACATGCAGCAAATCTTGGTGAGTTGAACAAGACTTTCTGGGCTGTGGGTGTTGAATAGCCAACACTAGTGCCAGTTAATATTGAAACATGATGAACAGAGCCATATTATTCATTGGAAATTTGCACAGTGGCCTTTTGGGTTTCTGTATGCCTACCTTGAAGAGCGGTTCCACTTCCTGCTTACCTAACCACCTGACTTTAGGGCTGCTTATTGATGGGAAAAGCAACCAATTTCCTGACTTCTTAAAGCTCCAATTCAGAGGGAAAAACCCAAAGTGTGAATCATTTAAGCCCTGGAGAATTTCAGTAAAAGAGCTGTTCTTTGCatcaaaggaaatgaaagctaTTGGCTCTGAACAGTGATCTTGTAAGAAAACGCTATATTTAAGTTTCCATTCAGAAAGAACAATAGCTTTATTTTATCAGTGTGCAATTGCTGCAATATTTGAATCAGATCATGGCTGAATTTTCAGCTAAAATCCCGGAATTTATGGGGTTTTTCAAGTTCAGATTTAAACTTCAGGTTGATCTCTGTATATGGACTGTAGGTTAAAAAAGGCTTCTCCCTCAAATCCTTTACGTCCAATGAAATGtctataatgattttttttttgcttgtatttcttttcaaaagagaaaataaaatatccctGGAAAATATCCCAGAGTTTCTAGAGGCTAAGTGATCAAGCAAATTTAGAAATACAATGTTTcattaacattattttcatgAGTAAATAGTTAAAAGATGATATATGGTaatatctaaagaaaaaaaaaagttccttgaCAGTGCTAACAAAAAGGTAAGTATGTAGGCTTCAAATGATGGCTTAACTGAGGACATAATAAGTCTTACAGTATATGTAGGTGAAGCTTAAAAggtgtatttcatttttatggaaaaaaatgcaattttttgtGGGACAGTTGGTAGCACTTAGtccttttttaattaagagttGTCCAGCACTTATCTTAAGCTTGTCTTTGAGTTGTCCTATGAACTGAGGAATCTAattgtagaaaaaaattcttgggCCACCAGTGATTAGTAAAGGCTTGTTGCCATTTAGTGGGAGTCTTTCTTAGATACGTGTTTTGTCATACCAGTCTGGGGAGTGTTTGCCCTCGCCACCAATCTGTCCCTGACCTGACATGCCTGAATTCCATCCAAAAGGGTGTGGATCGCTCTGTTACAGCCACGGCTGGCCATCTGCTGGTGCTGTCCATCTTTGGCTGCAAGAGAAGCAGCTCTCAGGTAGTGTCTTGGGTTTGGAATTGGTGGtggtgtctgtctgtctgtctgtgagGCTGATCAATGGGTCTGCACCCCTTCTGCTCCATAGAGGGGAGCTGCCTGCTCCCACACTCAGAGGGCTCTACTTACAACTGTGATAGCATTTCACAGCGTTCACCTGGCTGTTAAGCTGTGTTGTGTGGCCAGTGCCGTTGCCTTTGTTTCTTGAGAAAATGGTAGAAAAAAACAGTGTTGCACTGTTGTTgtgtcctgctgcagcctgcttaTGAGTGAGGACTCTGAAAAGCAGATAGCACTTAACTAAGAAATTTCTGGAACAATTCTGTTTATACAACAAAGGTGGAAGAAGTCTCCTACATGCTGAAAAGTGTGCCTTTTCcattctgctttccattctACTTGAGACAGCCTTACAAACTGCTCGGGGGTGTCGACTGTCTCAGACCTGGTCGGCGAAATCTTTCACCATCTTAAGAGCCAGCTCTCTTAGGACACGTGCTTTAATACTACTTAGAAAGGAACACGATTGACAAATTTTAAGAAGCTACTAATATAACATGTTTAGTGATTTCTTAGATGCTGATGTCACTTAGCTGTGCCTGAGGCTCCCTTTCCTGCCCTGGCTGGTGTAGTGAGAATTGAAACTGGCCTTCAGGAGGGAAACCTCCTGTTACTCTGAATTCTAGGATTTTCCAATGACGTAGCTCTGAAGTTGGAACCAAATTTAGCAGCTTTTCTCTGAGTAATGTATATTGTTTTCCTGGTGCTGGATCTGGTGTTACCATGTAGTGTTTTGTGCATCTAATCTGGATCTATATTCCTGAATTTTGActtctaaaatggaaaaagtatgATGGCAAAATTTCGGGGCAGGGAAATGGCACCTAGCAGAGGAGAGGAGTTATCTTTCTATCTTTGTTTTCATGCACCTTCTgcaaaaatttaataaaaaaattattctggatCTATATTTCTTCAGGATTTTCTCTGTGTGTAAATGTTTAAGAAACTTCATACTgttaaaacaaagttttaaactttgtttaaaacaatGTTTGATACTTAGAAGTGGCTTGCTGTTTGTAATCAGATAAAGGCCTTCCCACACAGTTTTAGGAAATGTAGGGTAGCAGTTAGGAGAATAAGCTGACACACTTTTGTATAGTCATTCACTTACATACATAAATAATGATCACAGGTGTTTGGGGCCCTAGTGAGCTCTGGGGATTTCCTCAACTTTtagctgcaaaaaaagaatgaaagagtAACAGGATAAGAGAAATGCCTGAGGTATAGAAACGGATTTTCTCGTACTTTTCTCGTTTGTTTGCTCAAACAGAAGGCAACTAAGGATATGTGCGGGCAGTGTTTTGTCACGTTACCATGTCTGGTCATGTTTCCTGCAAATTATTAGTGTTTTGAAACTGAAGAAggtaaaacagtattttcatggGACTTCctgtccttaattttttttgtcccctttCCCAAGGGAAGGGAAATTAAGCAATTGTGTGATTACATGCCTGTTTTTCCAAATAACTTTTCAACTTATTGCCTAGTTTCAGCCCAGCCTGGCAGAGGTGTTCAGTTCTTAAAAGCATCGGGAAAAGAGACTCATAATTTATGGTGTTCATGGGCATACCTTtgttagatatttttttttcttctaatattgttgaaatttttttttttgcagtatacACAGCTGTCTGTTTTCTTGATTTACATGTGGCCACTGTAGGCTGCATAAGAGAAAAATTGGCATAGAACAGGGACCACATGACCACACAAAGCTTGTTCAAGTGACTTTGCAGCTATACCACACATGGAACCTGGATGATTAACCTACAGGTAACTGAAAACTTCTGTTTGAAATTAAATGCTTGGTTGTTTCGGTTTGTGGCAATGCTTCCTTTTCAGTACTACATATAtgcagagtggggaaaaaattctTAAGGTGTTCAAAATGCAAATGGAGTATTTTGAAATCATCAGAATGAATAGATTTGATTCAACCtggaggttttggggttgttcTTCTTGGAGGgtagaaaacagcaaagagTATTTGGGGAAACAGTTTTTGGTTTGCAAAAACTTCCAGGAttaacatttcttctttattttggcagagaagaaaagatataGAAAGGAGACTGTTCACCATCAAGAATTGCACTGTGCCTGCCATTTCAAAGGAAGGCAATGGCTCTGCAAACCAACAGTTACCTGAATGCTCCTTTCTACGCATGGTTTAGGTTCAGGTAAACCTAAGTTTTATTTGTAGCATTTACGCAGTATTTtatagtgtttctttttctggtaaGAATCAGGCAATAAGTATagtaaaaaaattgagaaagaaTTCTCCTTGAGGCATATGTACAGCTGAGGTCAGAATCACAAGATCCTACATTGATTGCAATGGCCCATTCAAAACAGCAGCCAGTGGAGAACAGTTCTTGTGCAGACCCTTATTCACCTCTCGGTCTGAAAGAAGGTTGGTTTCCAATTTCTGGTCTATTCTTACTCGTTGTTGcagcttctttgctttctcttgggATCGTATTCAACATACCTTCTTTTTGTCGCTGCATGCTAATGTCCTACCGATGTTGCCGAGATTTCTTAGGGATGATTGGTGGTGGCTGGAGAGTCAGATGGTCAAGGATTTTCTCTGGCTGGAACATATTTTCAGCACATGAATATCCTAACTCTGCCAAGAATTTCCATGCTAGATAAACATAGCCACACTCAACTATAGAATAGACATATTGATTAATAAATACTCAGAGACCAAcatctcttctgcttttaaaacatctaCTCCTGATTCACCTTTCTCTCCTCTGAGCTCAGATAGGGTTATCCACTGTGTAGGGTGTGCTGTATGTGCTGGCCAACAAAAAATTATTGACTCTGAAAACTAGAACTTAGATAAGGTCCTATTTTGAAGGATCTACTTGGAACTAACTCCTGTTTACATCAGTATAACTTCCAGGGAAGCAGGTCATAAGCTGGTATTGCTATCATGGGTATTTTAGGAGGTAGTGTGACATAATGTGTCTCTCTAGCTTCATGAAATAGAGTCCAATGGCCTGCCTCCTCCTCAGTAGTTCTGCTTATTTCAGTATGTAATTTCCATTGAAATCAGTGCAAGTTGAGTGCTTAGGCATCAGTCTTTCACTCTTAGAGTAGGTAGGTGTTTTGCCTGAGAGGACCCAAATTCAACCCCTGCTGAtggagtgtttttctttttttttaaatacccagTGATATTTTACTGGCCAAATGGATGAGTCTTAACAGAAGAAAGATAAGCTTGAAGATGTCTCCCTACTCAGGTGAGTCTTTTgtggaaaaggggaagaaaagttgGGAGGATGGTACCCCTTAGATAAATCTGTGGCTGGGAAAATCCCAGGCTTAAAAAGAGATATTGCTGCAGTAAAGTTCtctgaaaaataccttttgtaGGTAGAAGAGGCATTTTTCATAATCTTCTGCTGTGGAACAGGTGATAAGGATTGGTTCTGTCAGTCTTCCTGCAAGACATCAGCAGGGAAGTTTGGTGATGAAAAAATGTGCAAAGTTTGCCATGACACGTAGTTTATTAGCTTATAGCAAGGAACGTCACAGGGACTATCCCTTGTGGGAAGACAACCTCACAAGATAACCCATCCTCAAGGCAAGGCTGAGCACTGGTGTTGCTCAGTTTCTCATTAGAATCAcaaaatggttgaggttggcagggacctctggaggtcacctggtccaactctcctgctcaagcagggccacccagagccgGTTGCCCAAGACCATGTCCAGAtagcttttgagtatctccaaggttGGAAACTCCCCAACGTCTTTGAGCAATCGATGCAcgtgctcagtcaccctcacagtaagaAAACTGTTTCCCTATACTCAGAtagaacctcctgtgtttcatagctctcatctttctttttcaattacATACCTGTAATTTCAAACTGTAACCTCCCCAGCATGGCGGATTTCTCCTTTGCCTGGATTCCATTTAGGGGGAGTTTTCCcttcaaacaagaaaagaaaaaatgtgcttttccttcatctcctcccttttctccttgctATTCAGACATTTTCATCACCCAGTGCTGCTCACTAGCTCCAGCTCCTTTTAGTTCTTCACTTATTTGACTATTTGCAGTACTTCCTCTGTTACCTTGTATGTGATTGCAGTTCTGTCCTTAtccacagagaggaaaagcagatcTTCTGGAAATAGGATCAGCAGTCTTTCCTCAGAGTCCTGTGGAAAAGAGTCATCTTAGAGACAGCGAAAATGTTCAATAACTTCCACTCAGTGGATCTGTCTCAGTCAAAGGCAGAATATGAATTTTAATGACTATGACAATACACCAAAACTTGGAAGTAtctgcagcacccagctgcttctgtgccagCCACAGATActattctttgtatttctttttcaggttgGGTATTCATTGCTTAGAAAGCTGATAAGATATCACGAAGTGGTGAGTTTTTTTTAGAATAGGTCAGGTACACATCTGCAGGGAAATGTTTAGAAAATGCTGATCTTGCTGTGTGATTGGAAAGGGGCGGATATCCCTCCCAGCTCTAGTCCCTTGGAAGTTGAGTGCAACAGTTTGGGCACATTGtcagaaacagctttcaaaaatacaactgtatttccttttgTCTCTCTTTAATGCTGTGGGACTTTGACAtaattagccttttttttttttttttccttttctttaagcaTCAGTTCCCTGTGAGCCTAAACTTTCACCGATTCCAGTCTTAAAGCCACCCACATGTCAGAGTGGTATACATTGTACATTACCTCCATGCAGCCACTAGCCACTTGCACCATGGTTAAATACTGTATCCTTCCCAGATGCTGAATaggttttccttcccacttCAGAATGGTGTTACACAACAGATGTCTTGTCAGCTCCCTTTTCTTCCACTGTTCATCACACGgcacctttgtttttttttgagacagagCAAAACGAGATAAAACTACAAGTATAATGTTTTTCAGGGTTATAGGGTGgtaaaaaaaaggtatttaggATATATGCTTGGAAATTGGGAAACCCATGATGATGTTCCTAGTTTGCTGTAGGTTTCCTACCTACTTGAACAAAATCATGTGTACTGTGGTTTCATGAACAGCAGCTGAGACAACCAAACAGCTTTAGCTATTAAAAGGGAAAGgtctcattttccttctccccctcagAAGAGGTTGTTTGAGACATTGGTTTGATTTGAATTTGAATGTCATCTTAGTTAAAGCACTTCGGGTTTGGCATTCAAGTCCCTTTATCGGaggatattttcattttcattttccttcaaagTAGTGCTATCCAGCTGACCGGGGAGTGGGGCTTGATGTGGGCTCACGGTATGCATGGCTATACTTGAGTCCTGGATGGATTTCTGCAATCTATACTGAATCCTTGGAGCAGGACCACCTGGGCTAACTACCGTAAAAGCAGCTTGTATCCACTAGCTGCAAACAATTATGTGAACTGTAGGGAACATCAGAAACAAGCAGCGATAAAGGATGGGTGGTCTGGGTTGCACTTTCTCCCCCCAGACTGAAGACAAGCGTGCTGTTAGACACAACTGAGGTACAGTGTCGCCCTGGAGCCTACACTGTGCTAGACATCACGGCTAGCAGAGCAGATGTTTAAAAAAGGGGAAACCTTACCAGAACTGTTAGTAAATAACACTAGGGAGTGGGGAAAGACAGGCTGGCTTTCCAGTTGACTCTTACTCTTCAGGAA contains these protein-coding regions:
- the TNFRSF18 gene encoding tumor necrosis factor receptor superfamily member 18, with product MCGALLGCIAQDMTEQTSEVGHLKMRACLLLVVYLWQWTEQILATPCDGELRIIGKDEKKCCPKCNSNTGDNTCPNIEDHDCKCRQGYSCIDSACLYCKKLPECVEGEELVKIGIFDFTFKCKPCEIGTYSNVKNGWCRNWTDCESSGFLTIKQGNSTHNTVCGFPAKGLEQAPTTNYSLYTTILAILTAVAVFVLILLTFFLHLCIWSLKKEKYHTADYLEHNVPRLPVAPQLSHHREETYSCQFPEEEHGDKTPEEKPCYFHPQSLQ